The Pseudofrankia inefficax genome window below encodes:
- a CDS encoding acetamidase/formamidase family protein, with amino-acid sequence MTDQHEAFEAELAGDKPGALIEPFPVLQPLKGGADEAYLAASPENVLWGRLPTGSDQPVRTVRPGTEVLIDTVSHEGVLEDQGRDPVAFFAGFGVPADEVLTDAVAVAARSAHTPGLDGPHVITGPIAVLGARPGDVLAVHVLELTPRTPYGVVSNRHGRGALPGELPAGPDPVFTFCRAGNGPQGPTGTIETDAGTITFPLRFFLGITGVAQAEDRHHSSVPPGRHGGNIDVSMMTAGATLYLPVQVPEALVYVGDPHFAQGDGEVALTAFEAPLRARLRFDVITRDQRAHADRPYAETDEYLIPIGLDEDLDAAMRDCVRAALELLERRYRIERAVAYAYLSAATDFAVSQVVDIVQGVHARIRKADLAALARPDPPAAEGPASVQT; translated from the coding sequence ATGACGGACCAGCACGAGGCCTTCGAGGCCGAACTCGCGGGTGACAAGCCGGGAGCCTTGATCGAACCGTTCCCGGTCCTGCAGCCCCTCAAGGGCGGCGCGGACGAGGCCTACCTCGCCGCCAGCCCGGAGAACGTGCTGTGGGGACGCCTGCCCACCGGCTCGGATCAGCCCGTCCGCACGGTCCGGCCCGGCACCGAGGTCCTGATCGACACGGTCAGCCACGAGGGTGTGCTGGAGGACCAGGGCCGGGACCCGGTGGCGTTCTTCGCCGGCTTCGGGGTGCCGGCCGACGAGGTGCTGACCGACGCCGTCGCCGTGGCCGCGCGCAGCGCGCACACCCCCGGGCTGGACGGCCCGCATGTGATCACGGGCCCGATCGCGGTGCTCGGCGCGCGGCCGGGCGACGTGCTGGCGGTGCACGTCCTGGAACTGACCCCGCGCACCCCCTACGGCGTCGTCTCCAACCGGCACGGCCGAGGCGCGCTGCCCGGCGAGCTGCCCGCGGGGCCCGACCCGGTCTTCACGTTCTGCCGGGCCGGGAACGGACCGCAGGGCCCGACCGGCACGATCGAGACCGACGCCGGCACCATCACGTTCCCGCTCCGGTTCTTTCTCGGGATCACGGGCGTCGCCCAGGCCGAGGACCGCCACCACAGCTCGGTCCCGCCGGGCCGCCACGGTGGCAACATCGACGTCTCGATGATGACCGCCGGGGCGACGCTCTATCTCCCCGTCCAGGTCCCGGAGGCGCTGGTCTACGTCGGCGACCCGCATTTCGCGCAGGGCGACGGCGAGGTGGCGCTGACGGCCTTCGAGGCGCCGCTACGCGCGCGGCTGCGCTTCGACGTCATCACCCGCGACCAGCGGGCGCACGCGGACCGGCCGTATGCCGAGACCGACGAGTACCTGATCCCGATCGGGCTGGACGAGGACCTCGACGCGGCGATGCGCGACTGCGTGCGCGCTGCCCTGGAGCTGCTCGAACGCCGCTACCGGATCGAGCGGGCCGTCGCCTACGCCTACCTGAGCGCGGCCACCGACTTCGCCGTCAGCCAGGTGGTCGACATCGTCCAGGGCGTCCACGCCAGGATCCGCAAGGCCGATCTCGCCGCGCTCGCCCGCCCCGACCCGCCAGCCGCCGAAGGACCCGCATCGGTCCAGACCTGA
- a CDS encoding TetR/AcrR family transcriptional regulator, whose translation MPEARTRERDPVAKRARITAAALRLFEVQGYAETTIDQIAVAAGVGRRTVFHHFPSKEAILVDQLVVRREVAATRLAERPATEPPLVSLHAVLRDLCEQGYDRNLLAQIRAVIATEQRSVAEQVSLGGGAFLKTAIEILAARSDPRWSSLEIHAVALMAMSWFTTATHLYLTEGRPSLLACFDEIVATCAQAAAALTPTTPQVHR comes from the coding sequence GTGCCGGAAGCCCGAACCCGCGAGCGAGATCCGGTCGCGAAGCGGGCGCGCATCACGGCCGCGGCCCTGCGGCTGTTCGAGGTCCAGGGCTATGCCGAGACGACGATCGACCAGATCGCGGTCGCTGCCGGCGTCGGTCGCCGCACCGTCTTTCACCACTTCCCGAGCAAGGAAGCGATCCTGGTCGACCAGCTCGTGGTCCGGCGGGAGGTGGCGGCCACCCGCCTGGCCGAACGGCCGGCGACCGAACCCCCGCTGGTGAGCCTGCACGCGGTCCTGCGTGACCTGTGCGAGCAGGGCTACGACCGGAACCTTCTGGCCCAGATCCGCGCTGTCATCGCGACCGAGCAGCGGTCCGTCGCCGAGCAGGTCTCGCTCGGGGGCGGCGCCTTCCTGAAAACGGCTATCGAGATCCTTGCCGCCCGATCGGACCCCCGGTGGTCATCCCTCGAGATTCACGCCGTGGCGCTGATGGCGATGAGCTGGTTCACGACCGCCACACACCTCTACCTCACCGAGGGAAGGCCCTCGCTCCTCGCCTGCTTCGACGAGATCGTCGCGACCTGCGCCCAGGCAGCCGCCGCACTCACCCCGACCACACCCCAGGTCCACCGCTGA
- a CDS encoding TetR/AcrR family transcriptional regulator, whose translation MPLAPSPKERIILAAEALFAAHGLDGVSLRQISAAAGSGNNTAVQYHFGTKEQLIREIFEFRLPYLHERRNLLAAQHRPNDLRGWVECYVLPVLEQGEQEGSNYLSFVANLHTHGSREVFDQFAPTYLAASNAFQDHFRSFLMDIPEPLRAHRISQAIAFAIHAAADRERAKARGQDVLSFAAHVADLLDGLVGYLTAPVSPAALAACDNAGRDATSWLLVP comes from the coding sequence ATGCCGCTAGCGCCGTCGCCGAAGGAACGGATCATCCTGGCCGCCGAGGCGCTGTTCGCCGCGCACGGGCTGGACGGGGTCTCGCTGCGGCAGATCTCCGCCGCGGCCGGCAGCGGCAACAACACCGCGGTCCAGTACCACTTCGGCACGAAGGAACAGCTGATCCGGGAGATCTTCGAGTTCCGGCTGCCGTACCTGCACGAGCGGCGCAACCTGCTAGCCGCCCAGCACCGCCCGAACGACCTGCGCGGCTGGGTCGAGTGCTACGTGCTGCCGGTCCTCGAACAGGGCGAGCAGGAAGGCAGCAACTACCTCAGCTTCGTCGCGAACCTGCACACCCACGGCAGCCGCGAGGTGTTCGACCAGTTCGCGCCCACCTACCTGGCCGCGTCCAATGCCTTCCAGGACCACTTCCGGTCGTTCCTCATGGACATCCCCGAGCCGCTGCGCGCCCACCGGATAAGCCAGGCCATCGCCTTCGCGATTCACGCCGCGGCCGACCGCGAACGCGCCAAGGCCCGCGGGCAGGACGTCCTGTCCTTCGCCGCGCACGTCGCGGACCTGCTCGACGGGCTGGTCGGCTACCTCACCGCCCCCGTCTCCCCGGCCGCGCTCGCCGCCTGCGACAACGCCGGGCGCGACGCGACCAGCTGGCTCCTCGTCCCCTAG
- a CDS encoding ureidoglycolate lyase, giving the protein MALTRHAVATVPITENAFAPYGQVLAAQPDSTRTTAAEAALDLSRGTPRFYVMELTHGRTTFTRITRHRQVTQVLAAVGGGAWWMAVARGEGPAEVAPALDEIVAFEIPGDVAVLLHRGTWHAGPFFDGPRMAFFNLELTDTNAADHDTSQLDVRLGVECWFDRG; this is encoded by the coding sequence GTGGCTCTTACCAGGCATGCCGTCGCGACGGTGCCGATCACCGAGAACGCCTTCGCTCCGTACGGGCAGGTGCTCGCCGCCCAGCCGGACAGCACCAGGACGACGGCCGCCGAGGCCGCGCTCGACCTGTCGCGGGGGACGCCGCGTTTCTACGTCATGGAGCTGACCCACGGCCGCACGACCTTCACGCGCATCACCCGGCACCGCCAGGTGACCCAGGTGCTGGCCGCGGTCGGCGGCGGTGCGTGGTGGATGGCGGTGGCCCGTGGGGAAGGCCCGGCCGAGGTGGCGCCCGCGCTCGACGAGATCGTCGCGTTCGAGATCCCGGGGGACGTCGCGGTCCTCCTGCACCGGGGGACGTGGCATGCCGGGCCGTTCTTCGACGGGCCGCGGATGGCGTTCTTCAACCTGGAGCTGACCGACACCAACGCGGCCGACCACGACACGAGCCAGCTCGACGTCCGCCTCGGCGTCGAATGCTGGTTCGACCGGGGCTAG
- a CDS encoding alpha/beta hydrolase codes for MPAQLSTRRRRWIAVAAAVVAVAIPLGLAGALPAAGSAAAPSATGAPVAPVAQVNQSVNGGDNPKTGTVPDTATLGVPNPGTVPVVGLATAKAADGARVLYETRVDARTVDLMVSSPALGGAAPVRLMLPPNWSGDPTATFPALYLIHGCCEKADYQSWSLYTDVEAATADKNVLVVMPSDGSAGFGTNWWNFGVPNKGWGYDTFLATEVPQILRAGYRASGRAAIAGVSIGAYAAVALAALHPGEYGAAASFSGLLDTQTPVVSTEIAAILVRESQNPLAMWGDPVLLGLQWLFTNPTALLGRLKGVGLFVSSGNGNPGPLDPANTQSSLLDTITLANSTTFVTLARLSGLNPTVDFYGAGTHSWPYWNRELARAWPVLAAGLGLPAS; via the coding sequence ATGCCCGCACAGTTATCGACGCGGCGGCGCCGGTGGATCGCGGTGGCCGCGGCGGTGGTCGCGGTCGCGATCCCGCTCGGGCTGGCCGGCGCCCTGCCGGCCGCCGGATCAGCCGCCGCGCCGTCCGCCACCGGGGCACCGGTCGCCCCGGTGGCCCAGGTCAACCAGAGCGTGAACGGCGGCGACAACCCCAAGACGGGGACGGTGCCCGACACGGCGACGCTCGGCGTACCCAACCCGGGGACCGTGCCCGTGGTCGGCCTCGCCACCGCGAAGGCCGCCGACGGTGCCCGGGTCCTCTACGAGACCCGCGTCGACGCCCGCACGGTCGACCTCATGGTCAGCTCGCCGGCCCTGGGCGGCGCCGCCCCGGTCCGGCTGATGCTCCCGCCGAACTGGTCCGGGGACCCGACGGCCACGTTCCCGGCGCTGTACCTGATCCACGGGTGCTGCGAGAAGGCCGACTACCAGTCGTGGTCGCTCTACACGGACGTCGAGGCCGCCACCGCGGACAAGAACGTCCTCGTCGTCATGCCCAGTGACGGCTCGGCCGGCTTCGGCACCAACTGGTGGAACTTCGGCGTGCCGAACAAGGGCTGGGGCTACGACACCTTCCTCGCGACCGAGGTGCCGCAGATCCTGCGCGCCGGGTACCGGGCCTCCGGGCGGGCCGCGATCGCGGGCGTGTCGATCGGCGCCTACGCGGCCGTCGCGCTCGCCGCCCTGCACCCGGGTGAGTACGGGGCGGCCGCCTCCTTCAGCGGCCTGCTCGACACCCAGACGCCGGTGGTGAGCACCGAGATCGCGGCGATCCTCGTGCGGGAGAGCCAGAACCCGCTGGCCATGTGGGGCGACCCGGTGCTGCTGGGGCTGCAGTGGCTCTTCACGAACCCGACGGCCCTGCTCGGGCGCCTGAAGGGCGTCGGGCTGTTCGTCTCCTCGGGGAACGGCAACCCCGGCCCGCTGGACCCGGCGAACACGCAGAGCAGCCTGCTGGACACGATCACGCTGGCCAACAGCACGACGTTCGTCACCCTGGCCCGGCTGTCCGGGCTGAACCCGACCGTTGACTTCTATGGAGCGGGCACCCATTCATGGCCGTACTGGAATCGCGAGCTCGCCCGGGCGTGGCCGGTGCTGGCGGCCGGGCTGGGACTGCCGGCGAGCTGA
- a CDS encoding pyridoxamine 5'-phosphate oxidase family protein, whose product MANEQALDFVARYPDAAMITLRADGTAHMARIEVATFDSRVWATGAEPLVRTKNLRRDPRCSLFVFGAHPHWLGLETTASIIDGPDAPGILVRLLRARHGDATPPGTVLAHDDQLGHDRPWPEADYLEHAHAHRLLAYSFTIIRTYGNP is encoded by the coding sequence GTGGCCAACGAACAGGCACTCGACTTCGTCGCCCGCTACCCAGACGCCGCGATGATCACGCTGCGGGCCGACGGCACGGCTCACATGGCGCGGATCGAGGTGGCCACGTTCGACAGCAGGGTCTGGGCCACCGGCGCCGAGCCTCTGGTAAGGACGAAGAACCTGCGCCGCGACCCGCGCTGCTCGCTGTTCGTCTTCGGCGCGCATCCGCACTGGCTCGGCCTGGAGACAACCGCATCGATCATCGACGGCCCAGACGCCCCGGGGATTCTTGTTCGCCTGCTACGGGCCCGGCACGGCGACGCGACCCCGCCAGGCACCGTCCTGGCCCACGACGACCAGCTCGGCCACGACCGGCCATGGCCCGAAGCCGACTACCTCGAACACGCCCACGCCCACCGGCTACTCGCCTACAGCTTCACCATCATCCGGACCTACGGCAACCCATGA
- a CDS encoding SDR family oxidoreductase → MPGANPYSIAKNGVNALTRGLALEYAPHGIRVNAIVPGMIDTPVGVDRVADATGRDRDEITAVRAAQVPMRRQGSAWNIADEADGQRRQRDGSGPGVTGDHGLP, encoded by the coding sequence CTGCCGGGCGCGAACCCGTACTCGATCGCCAAGAACGGCGTCAACGCGCTGACCCGCGGGCTCGCCCTCGAATACGCGCCGCACGGAATCCGCGTCAACGCCATCGTCCCCGGAATGATCGACACCCCCGTCGGAGTCGACCGCGTCGCGGACGCGACCGGACGCGACCGCGACGAGATAACGGCCGTCCGAGCCGCCCAGGTACCCATGCGCCGCCAGGGCAGCGCCTGGAACATCGCCGACGAAGCCGACGGCCAGCGCCGGCAGCGTGACGGCTCGGGACCCGGCGTCACTGGTGATCATGGGTTGCCGTAG
- a CDS encoding MerR family transcriptional regulator → MDEELVPIDEVARRVGLRASAIRYYEQRGLIAPAVRSAGRRWYRPAEIRRLAVIRYWQRSALMSLDDIADLLAGRPDPTWARVIETQIESLQAKADRLRAARALLEHTLEHHRDAPPDGCPHYEQLIWTSEGHAGHHDEQR, encoded by the coding sequence GTGGACGAGGAGCTCGTGCCGATCGACGAGGTCGCCCGTCGCGTCGGGCTGCGCGCCTCGGCGATCCGCTACTACGAGCAGCGCGGCCTGATCGCCCCGGCGGTGCGGTCCGCTGGGCGCCGCTGGTATCGCCCGGCCGAGATCCGCCGGCTGGCCGTCATCCGCTACTGGCAGAGATCCGCCCTGATGAGCCTCGACGACATCGCCGACCTGCTGGCCGGCCGTCCGGACCCGACCTGGGCCCGGGTGATCGAAACGCAGATCGAGTCCCTGCAGGCCAAGGCCGACCGGCTCCGCGCGGCCCGGGCGCTGCTCGAACACACCCTCGAGCACCATCGCGACGCGCCACCGGACGGCTGCCCCCACTACGAACAGCTCATCTGGACCTCCGAGGGCCATGCGGGCCACCACGACGAGCAGCGATGA
- a CDS encoding MFS transporter translates to MAVLESRARPGVAGAGGRAGTAGELTVGPGRPRRPRAVRRTGLLLTVALAAFVTALDNTVVNVALPSIERDLTLSTTGLEWVATAYILTFSSLLLAGGRLADLFGRRRVLLLGLVIFAVGSVLCGHASSGTELIAARAAQGAGGAAVLPATLAILTADLDGRDRDLGAGVLTAAIAAALALGPAVGGAISQYAHWSWVFYVNVPVCAVTMALACWAVPPSRRQGGRRASLDILGLATSGLALLALTWALVESNDRGFTSPSIIYAFALAGVAGWAFVAVETTGTDPMLDLALFRSPAFSGGTAAQMLWGLGVNGVFLFTSLYLQSILGFSPVGAGLAFVPLAVALVLAVPATGRLVAACGARFTVAAGLGAVAAGLYLTAQVGPGASYLDLLPGLLIIGAGSALTTPLTSVLLGDVDPAGAGMASAVLSTAREVSGVLGVSVTGAILLARQRAVVAAGGSAVDGFVAGYSRGLKVSAGLVALGALISLATLGPAGRARRAPGRHRRPRPHPASSRPHPASSRPRPASSGRRPASSGPGPARSGPRQAT, encoded by the coding sequence ATGGCCGTACTGGAATCGCGAGCTCGCCCGGGCGTGGCCGGTGCTGGCGGCCGGGCTGGGACTGCCGGCGAGCTGACCGTCGGACCGGGCCGCCCGAGGCGACCTCGGGCGGTCCGGCGGACCGGGCTGCTGCTCACGGTCGCGCTCGCGGCGTTCGTCACGGCGCTCGACAACACCGTCGTGAACGTCGCGCTGCCGTCGATCGAGCGCGACCTGACGCTGTCGACGACCGGCCTGGAATGGGTCGCGACCGCCTACATCCTGACCTTCTCCAGCCTGCTGCTGGCCGGCGGCCGGCTCGCCGACCTGTTCGGGCGCCGCCGCGTCCTGCTGCTCGGCCTGGTGATCTTCGCCGTCGGGTCGGTGCTGTGCGGCCACGCCTCCTCGGGCACCGAGCTGATCGCCGCCCGGGCCGCGCAGGGCGCGGGCGGTGCGGCGGTGCTCCCGGCGACGCTGGCGATCCTGACCGCCGATCTGGACGGGCGCGACCGTGACCTGGGCGCCGGGGTGCTGACCGCGGCGATCGCGGCGGCCCTCGCGCTCGGGCCGGCGGTCGGCGGCGCGATCAGCCAGTACGCGCACTGGAGCTGGGTCTTCTACGTCAACGTCCCGGTCTGCGCGGTGACGATGGCGCTGGCCTGCTGGGCCGTCCCGCCGAGCCGCCGCCAGGGCGGCCGGCGGGCGAGCCTCGACATCCTGGGGCTCGCGACCTCCGGCCTCGCGCTGCTCGCGCTCACCTGGGCCCTGGTCGAGAGCAACGACCGGGGGTTCACCTCGCCGTCGATCATCTACGCCTTCGCGCTGGCCGGGGTGGCTGGCTGGGCGTTCGTCGCGGTCGAGACCACCGGGACCGACCCGATGCTCGACCTGGCGCTGTTCCGGTCGCCGGCCTTCTCCGGCGGCACGGCGGCCCAGATGCTGTGGGGGCTCGGGGTCAACGGCGTCTTCCTGTTCACGTCGCTGTACCTGCAGAGCATCCTCGGCTTCAGCCCGGTCGGGGCCGGCCTCGCGTTCGTGCCGCTGGCCGTCGCGCTGGTCCTGGCCGTGCCGGCGACCGGACGCCTGGTCGCCGCGTGCGGCGCGCGGTTCACGGTCGCGGCGGGACTCGGGGCTGTCGCCGCCGGTCTGTACCTGACCGCGCAGGTGGGGCCCGGCGCCTCCTACCTCGACCTGCTGCCCGGCCTGCTGATCATCGGCGCCGGCTCGGCCCTGACGACCCCGCTGACGTCGGTCCTGCTCGGCGACGTCGACCCGGCCGGGGCCGGGATGGCGTCGGCCGTCCTCAGCACGGCCCGGGAGGTCTCCGGGGTGCTCGGGGTGTCGGTGACCGGGGCGATCCTGCTCGCCAGGCAACGGGCGGTCGTCGCCGCGGGCGGCAGCGCGGTCGACGGCTTCGTCGCCGGCTACTCCCGCGGGCTGAAGGTCTCGGCCGGGCTCGTCGCGCTGGGCGCGCTCATCAGCCTGGCCACCCTGGGCCCGGCCGGGCGCGCCCGGCGCGCGCCAGGCCGCCACCGCCGGCCCCGGCCACACCCGGCCAGCTCAAGGCCACACCCGGCCAGCTCAAGGCCGCGGCCGGCCAGCTCAGGGCGACGGCCGGCCAGCTCAGGGCCCGGACCAGCCAGATCAGGGCCTCGCCAGGCGACGTGA
- a CDS encoding carboxymuconolactone decarboxylase family protein, producing the protein MGSAAEQTYREVMTIEPPAVTTPLEQFSRDFVFGEVWSRPGLSRRDRRWVTLTCVAAADAPGPIEDHVYAALNSGDIELDAMLEFVLHFAVYCGWPKASHLEMVIARQWHRIQREQGREPAPWPVLDNATLGPNDWEARLARGVEEFVDVNLVPAPPAETPYRHAGILNFVFGHVWQRPGLTRRERRIITVACVAIDDSPTPLTTHVGSALRSGDLTKAEMDEIVLHFSAYYGFAKGEALHDAAEK; encoded by the coding sequence ATGGGCAGTGCCGCCGAGCAGACCTATCGCGAGGTCATGACCATCGAGCCACCGGCCGTGACGACGCCGCTGGAGCAGTTCAGCCGGGACTTCGTGTTCGGCGAGGTGTGGAGCAGGCCCGGCCTCAGCCGCCGCGACCGGCGCTGGGTGACGCTGACCTGCGTCGCCGCCGCCGACGCGCCGGGGCCGATCGAGGACCACGTCTACGCCGCGCTGAACAGCGGCGACATCGAGCTGGACGCGATGTTGGAGTTCGTCCTGCACTTCGCCGTCTACTGCGGCTGGCCGAAGGCCTCGCACCTGGAGATGGTCATCGCCCGCCAGTGGCACCGCATCCAACGTGAGCAGGGACGCGAGCCGGCCCCGTGGCCGGTCCTTGACAACGCCACGCTCGGCCCGAACGACTGGGAGGCGCGCCTCGCCCGCGGCGTCGAGGAGTTCGTCGACGTGAACCTCGTGCCGGCGCCGCCCGCGGAGACGCCCTATCGGCACGCCGGCATCCTCAACTTCGTCTTCGGCCACGTCTGGCAGCGCCCGGGGCTCACCCGCCGCGAGCGGCGCATCATCACCGTCGCCTGCGTCGCCATTGACGACTCGCCGACGCCGCTGACCACGCACGTCGGCTCCGCGCTGCGCTCCGGCGACCTCACCAAGGCCGAGATGGACGAGATCGTCCTGCACTTCTCCGCCTACTACGGCTTCGCCAAGGGCGAGGCACTCCACGACGCCGCCGAGAAGTAA
- a CDS encoding PucR family transcriptional regulator — MATNNARNILDGISIDQRLSTARAELSRIIVDRLTEEIPVYGTLPAEELRGEITRITAANIGTFIDMARDPEAPSARQVELIRESASRRAEEGVPLEAILSAYFLGTEICAERILADTSPTDLAEVAALHHRLLRYLRMTTTVIANVYLSERQATSGKNDRDSRAAMLSALLNESPEMAETAARAGIALPACYLAMSIAVSRHPDEQAAGTDPAIAGRRKIRRIRAAIERHASPSALSSLSGDQGIVLVPSSTAAADLSAADWRQMSELVERLRDAAGADIIAGLAAAEPDCVAAAARLAAEIRQVAETSGRPPGAYRLVDVLVEYQLTRPGPARDHLADLLRPIRDRPDLLTTLRTYLACDLDRRKTATRLRIHPNTVDYRLTKAATLTGLDPTRGTHLPTIHAAIAAHDARGAHPHVQTAAG, encoded by the coding sequence ATGGCCACCAACAACGCTCGCAACATTCTGGACGGCATCTCAATAGACCAGCGACTGTCCACCGCCAGGGCCGAGCTCAGCCGCATTATCGTCGACCGCCTGACCGAGGAGATCCCGGTTTACGGGACGCTGCCGGCCGAGGAGTTACGCGGCGAGATCACCCGCATCACCGCCGCGAACATCGGAACATTCATCGACATGGCCCGCGACCCCGAGGCGCCGTCGGCCCGCCAGGTCGAGCTCATCAGGGAGTCGGCCTCACGCCGGGCGGAGGAGGGCGTCCCCCTCGAGGCGATCCTGAGCGCGTATTTCCTGGGAACCGAGATCTGCGCCGAGCGCATCCTGGCCGACACCAGTCCCACCGATCTCGCCGAGGTGGCGGCGCTGCATCATCGGCTGCTGCGCTACCTGCGCATGACCACGACTGTCATCGCGAACGTCTACCTGTCCGAACGGCAGGCCACGTCCGGAAAGAACGACCGCGACAGCCGCGCCGCGATGCTTTCCGCCCTGCTGAACGAGTCCCCCGAGATGGCCGAGACGGCCGCGCGGGCCGGCATCGCCCTGCCCGCCTGCTACCTCGCGATGAGCATCGCCGTGTCCAGGCACCCGGACGAGCAGGCCGCGGGAACCGACCCGGCGATCGCCGGCCGGCGCAAGATCCGCCGCATCCGCGCCGCGATCGAGCGCCACGCGTCGCCCAGCGCGCTGTCCAGCCTCTCCGGCGACCAGGGCATCGTGCTGGTTCCCTCGTCCACCGCGGCGGCCGACCTGAGCGCCGCCGACTGGCGCCAGATGTCCGAGCTGGTCGAGCGGCTGCGCGACGCGGCCGGCGCCGACATCATCGCCGGGCTCGCCGCGGCCGAGCCGGACTGCGTGGCCGCGGCCGCCAGGCTCGCCGCCGAGATCCGCCAGGTCGCCGAGACCTCCGGCCGCCCGCCCGGCGCCTACCGGCTGGTCGACGTGCTCGTCGAGTACCAGCTGACCCGGCCGGGCCCCGCCCGCGACCACCTCGCCGACCTGCTCCGGCCGATCCGGGACCGGCCCGACCTGCTGACCACCCTGCGCACCTACCTCGCCTGCGACCTCGACCGCAGGAAGACCGCGACCCGGCTGCGCATCCACCCGAACACGGTCGACTACCGGCTGACGAAGGCGGCGACCCTGACCGGTCTCGACCCGACCCGGGGCACCCACCTCCCGACCATCCACGCCGCGATCGCGGCCCACGACGCCCGCGGCGCGCACCCGCACGTCCAGACCGCGGCCGGCTAG
- a CDS encoding alpha/beta hydrolase domain-containing protein yields the protein MTGPTADGDRPNPFSLPVFDLGAAGYTAQEYFFGGTATSYAPEPATTLGPDGRWTMKASRTASFKTRMLVLRPSDPKKFSGTVWVSWLNVTAGFEIGDFTRESLRDGDATVYVSAQKAGLDGVPGAEGNGLRKWDPERYGSLFHPGDDFSYDIFTKAALLVGRDRGKLPVDPMAGFDVKQVFGTGASQSAFRLTSYLDGVQPLTRALDGALLIANFGRAAAFQTATGTDAADEAFSRPPVRIRADLGIPTILVSTETEAESVYPARQPDTATFRFWEIAGAAHAGGGPDTIGDVVKLFTRDGLKLPTGSLGSTSGAVGATAAPNSLDWQPVVATAGVDLTRWASGGPPPPALPRIAIEGNPPRIERDADGNALGGIRMPDLEVPVATYSGTVPGASLMASLFGTMSPFPPSRLAALYPDRQTYLTAYDHAVDKAVTAGYFLARDAPSIKAAATANATALFPDH from the coding sequence GTGACCGGTCCGACGGCGGACGGCGACCGCCCCAACCCGTTCTCCCTTCCGGTGTTCGACCTCGGTGCCGCCGGCTACACCGCGCAGGAGTACTTCTTCGGCGGCACCGCCACCTCCTACGCCCCCGAGCCCGCCACGACACTCGGCCCGGACGGCCGATGGACGATGAAGGCCTCGCGCACGGCGTCGTTCAAGACGCGGATGCTCGTGCTCCGTCCCAGCGATCCCAAGAAGTTCAGCGGGACCGTCTGGGTCTCCTGGCTCAACGTCACCGCCGGCTTCGAGATCGGCGACTTCACCCGCGAAAGCCTGCGAGACGGTGACGCGACCGTGTACGTGTCCGCCCAGAAGGCGGGCCTCGACGGAGTTCCCGGCGCCGAAGGAAACGGCCTGCGGAAATGGGACCCAGAACGGTACGGCTCACTGTTCCACCCCGGCGATGACTTCTCCTACGACATCTTCACCAAGGCCGCGCTTCTCGTCGGACGCGACCGCGGAAAGCTTCCGGTGGACCCCATGGCCGGGTTCGACGTCAAGCAGGTGTTCGGCACCGGTGCCTCCCAGTCCGCCTTCCGCCTGACCTCCTACCTCGACGGCGTGCAGCCACTGACCAGGGCCCTAGACGGCGCCCTGCTGATCGCCAACTTCGGGCGTGCGGCCGCCTTCCAGACCGCCACCGGCACCGACGCCGCCGACGAGGCCTTCAGCCGGCCACCCGTACGCATCCGTGCCGACCTCGGCATCCCGACGATCCTGGTGAGCACCGAGACCGAGGCGGAATCGGTCTACCCGGCACGCCAGCCGGACACCGCGACATTCCGGTTCTGGGAGATCGCCGGCGCCGCGCACGCCGGCGGCGGACCCGACACCATCGGCGACGTGGTCAAGCTCTTCACCCGCGACGGCCTGAAACTGCCCACGGGCAGCCTCGGCTCGACCTCAGGAGCGGTCGGCGCCACGGCGGCACCCAACTCACTTGACTGGCAGCCCGTCGTGGCCACCGCCGGCGTCGACCTGACCCGCTGGGCGTCGGGCGGCCCACCACCGCCCGCACTGCCCCGCATCGCCATCGAGGGAAACCCACCACGGATCGAGCGGGACGCGGACGGCAACGCGCTCGGCGGCATCAGGATGCCCGACCTGGAGGTGCCGGTCGCGACCTACAGCGGCACCGTCCCCGGCGCCTCCCTGATGGCATCCCTGTTCGGAACGATGTCCCCCTTCCCACCCAGCCGCCTCGCGGCGCTCTACCCGGACCGCCAGACCTACCTCACGGCCTACGACCACGCCGTCGACAAAGCCGTCACCGCCGGCTACTTCCTCGCCCGAGACGCACCATCGATCAAGGCGGCAGCGACGGCCAACGCGACCGCGCTGTTCCCGGACCACTGA